The segment GTCGACTCGGCCGTGCAGCACTACCGGGGGCGCGGGGCCGCGTGGAAGGGCCGTACCTATGCCCGGCCGAGCGATGCCTGAAACCACCCGGGCGGCACCGGCCGGACCTGACGGGAGGTCACCCCGGCATCGCGCCCGCGTCCGGCGATGTCATCCGAGGTCACCGCGTTGTGACCGTGCGTCAGTTCCGGATGCGTGCACGGGCCAACCGGCGAGTACGAGTGCGAACAAGGCGGGGTGCATGTGGCGAATCGTGCACGTGAACGTCAAGTGAAAGCTGTGGCTCTGACCTGGGAATATGCAGGTCAGAGCGGTGTTGCCGCCACCTGGCTATGGACCCGGTGAAGCCGTGGGCTTAACTTGTCTCCCATGACCTCCCCCCGCTCCACTTATGGCGGCGGTTACTACTCCGCGCCCTCTTTCCCGGACACCCCCATCTACGACTCCCTCGTCGCAGAACGCGGGACTCCGCAGATCGCCCCGATCCGCGTTCCGGCCGCCTACGACACCCCTGGTGCCGGTTACTCGAGCGGTGGATACCTTCCGGCCCTCGCCTCCTCCATGCCTGCCCTGCCGCCCGCGTCGCCGCAGCCGATGCCGGCCCCCGCGTACGGCTACGGGTACCAGCAGCAGCCGGCCGCGCCGGCCCCGATGCCGGTTCCGCTTCAGCACGCGCCCGCCCCGTACGTCCCGCAGCAGCAGCTCCCGCCCCGGGGCGGGTTCGTGCCGCAGCAGCAGCCGCAGCAGCAGCCCCGGCCGCTCGCGGCGGGCACGGGGTACGAGGCCATGCGCCCGGCGGCCCCGCGCCCGATGGCGGCCCCGGTGCAGATGGTCGCGCCCGTGCCCACGGCCGTGCCGGCCGCCGCGGCGGTCCCCTCGTACCCCTCGTACCAGGACCCCTACGGAGGCCAGTACCAGAGCCGCGGCTACTGACCGGCCGCGCCACGCCCCGGCGCGCCCCGGCCGTGACCGCGCCGGGGTCCGCGGCCGGAACCCGCGCCCTGTGCGAAACGCGGTGGGGCGCAGGCACGGGCGGCTGGCAAAATGCCCCCATGTCGAACTTGTACGTCCAGTCCCTCCATGTCCATCCCGTCAAATCGGTAGCGGGGACCGCTCCCGACGAGATGGCCGTGGAGCCCTGGGGCCCGGCCGGTGACCGCCGGTGGGCCGTCGTCGACGAGACCGGCGCGATCATCACCCAACGCCAGCAGGCGCGGCTGGCCTTGGCCTCGTCCCGTCCGCTGGCCGGCGGGCGGGTCGGCCTGTCGGCGCCCGGCATGCCGGACCTGACCGTGGACGTGCCGGAACCGGGCCCGCTGGAGCCGGTGGTCCTGTTCGGGAAGAAGGTCGACACGGTGGTCGCCTCGGCGGCCGCCGCCGAGTGGTTCAGCGCCTACCTCGGGCAGCCCGCGCGGCTGGTCCACCTCGACGACCCGGCCGTCCGCCGGCCCGTCGACCCCGACCACGCCCTGCCCGGCGAGACGGTCAGCCTCGCCGACGGCTACCCGGTGCTGCTGGCCACCGCCGCCTCGCTGGACGCCCTCAACGCCCTGATTGCCGAGGGGGACCACCCCGAGGAGGGCCCCCTGCCGATGAACCGCTTCCGCCCGAACGTGGTGGTCGGCGGCCCCCTCGATGCCTGGGCCGAGGACGGCTGGCGGCGCATCGCGATCGGCGACGCCGTCTTCCGCGGGGTGCGCGAGTGCGGGCGGTGCATCGTCACCACCACCGACCAGGCCACGGCCGAGCGCGGCCGGGAGCCCCTGAAGACCCTGGCCCGCCACCGCCGCATCGGCAAGTCGCTCGCCTTCGGGCGCCAGCTGGTGCCGGTCGTCCCGGGGACGGTGCGCGTCGGTGACGAGGTACGCGTCCTGGAGTGACCCTCCGCCCCCTTCACACCCCGCACTCCGCGCCCGGCCCGCCCCTGACCACGGCGGCCGGGCGGACAAGCCGGGGGGCCTCCGGGCGGACACGCCGGGGGACCCCCGGGCGGAGAAGCGGGGGGGGAAGCGGGGGGGAATGACACCTTCGAGGGGCTCCCGGGGCCTGCCGGAACCAACCGGCGGCGCGGGGCCGTTGGAGCATGCGGGACGGCCGGACCCCCGCCGGGGCAGGAGCACCGGATCGGGTGAAGGACGTCCCGCGCGTCCCGGAATGCGCGTCCTGCGGGTATGCGCGAGGCTTGGACGCGCGGACCGACGCGGACCCGCCGACAGACGCGGACCCGCGGACAGACGCAGACTGGCATGGGCAGGGGGAGCCGGACCGTGCGGACAGCAATGGGTGTGTGGCGCTGGCGGCGCAATCCGCTGCGCAGGCCGACCGACCTGGTCGAGGCGTGGGTGGCCTGTGTCGCGCTGGTGTGCGTGCTGCTGGTGGCTCCGGCCGTCGGCTGGGCCGCCGGCCTCCGGGTGGACGGGGTCCTGCAGCGGGCCGCGCGCGAGCAGCGGCAGGAGCGGTACCTGGTCCCGGCCGTGGTGGTGCGGCCCACGGCCGCGGCCGGCGCGGTGGCCGGCGGGCGCGCAGAGCCCTCGGCCCAGCGGACGGCGCCGGCGCGGACCACCATCGTGGCCTCGTGGACCGCGCCCGACGGCAGCAGTCACGAGGGGGCGGTCCCGGCGGCGGAGGAACCGCCGCGTCCGGGCGACCGGTTCCGGATATGGACCGACATCCGGGGCCGGCTCGTGGGGCAGCCGCTCGACCCCGGCGCCGCCTCCTTCCACGCCGCGATGGCCGGGCTGGCCGCCGCGCTCACCGCGGCCGCGCTCGCGGAGACCCTGCGCCGGCTCGTCGTACGAAGGCTCATGCATCGGCGGTACATGCGTCTGGACCGGGCGTGGGCGGCGGCCGGGCCCGACTGGGGCCGGGCGGGTGCGGGCAGCTGACCTGGCAACTCCCGGGCCCCGCGCGCGCTACGGTGGAGCCGCAGGCCCTCCGGCCGCTTCGGCGCCCGGGTGGGGCCGCGGCCGCTTCAGCCGCTCCGGCCGGTCCGGCAGCGCGAGTACGAGGGTGGGGGCACGGCAGCACGATGGCTCAGGGCACGGTCCAGGTGACGCACGGCGGGGCCTCGCGGTGGCGGCGGCGCTCAGGTGAGTATCCGACGCTGGGGGCCGCCCTCGCGGTCGCGGGCGACGGCGACGTACTGTCCGTCTCCCCCGGTACCTACCGGGAGAACCTGGTGCTGCGTCATGCCGTCACCCTGCGCGGGCCCGAGGGTGCGGCGGCGGGTTCGGTGCGGATCGCCCCGCTCGACGGGGTCGCGCTGACCGTGCGCGCCTCCGCGGTGGTCCAGGACCTCTACCTGGAGGGGGCGGACCGGGCGGCGCCCGCGCTGCTCGTCGAGGAGGGTTCCCCCGAGCTCAGCGACCTGCGGGTGCACACCCGTTCGGCTTCCGGCATCGAGGTGCGCGGCGGGGCCCGCCCCCTGGTCCGCCGGTGCACGGTGGAGAACCCGGCCGGGGTGGGGATCGCCGTACTGGACGGTGGCGGCGGGGTGTTCGAGGAGTGCGAGGTGGTCGCGGCCGGGCAGGCCGGGTTCTCGGTGCGCGGCGGGCATCCCCGGCTGGAGCGGTGCCGGATCCACCACGCCATCGGCGCGGGCATCGCCGTCACCGGCGAGGGTTCCGGGCTGGAGGCGCTGGGCTGCGAGGTGTACGAGATCAAGGGCAGCGGGGTGCAGGTGGCGGGGCGGGCCGCCGCCCGGCTCACGGACTGCTCGGTGCACCGCACCTCCGGCGACGGGGTCACCCTCGACACCGACGCGGTCCTGGCGCTCGCCGGGTGCGACATCCACGACATCCCGGAGAACGCCGTCGACCTGCGCTCCCGTTCCGTGCTCACCCTCAGCCGGACCACGGTCCGCCGGTTCGGGCGCAACGGCCTGTCGGTGTGGGACCCGGGGACCAGGGTGGAGGCGGAGTCCTGCGAGATCCACGACAGTACGGGCGACTACCCGGCGGTGTGGATCAGCGACGGGGCCACCGCCTCCCTGAAGTCCTGCCGGCTGCATGACGTGCCGGACGCGCTGTTCGTCCTGGACCGGGGTTCGCGCGCCGACGTGGCCGACAGCGACCTGACGCAGGTGCGCAACACCGCCGTCTCCGTGAGCGACGGCGCGACCGCCCGGCTGGAGGACTGCCGGATCCGCGAGGCGGGCACCGGGGCGTGGTTCCGCGATCACGGCAGCGGCGGCACCCTGACCGACTGCACCGTCGACGGCGTGCAGACGGGGGTGATCGTCACCAAGGGCGCCGACCCCGTCCTGGATCGGGTCACGGTGACCACCGCGGCCGAGGCCGGGTTCTACGTGTCGGCGGCCGGCCGGGGCACCTTCACGGACTGCCGGGTGACGGGCAGTTCCGGCTTCGGGTTCCACGTGATCGACGGCTGCCGCAGTACGCTCACCGGCTGCCACACCGAGCGCTGCGCGCGCGGCGGGTACGAGTTCGCGGAGGACGGCCCGTTCGCCGAGGGGTGCACGGGCGACGAGCCGGGGACCCGGGTCGCCGCGGAGGCGGTCTCCGGCGCCGGGACGCGGCCGGGGGTGCGTACGGCGACGGCCGTGCAGGACGTCGGGGGGCGGCCGGCCGGGGCGGACGGGCCGGCGCCGCTGCCGGAGCCCCGGGCCGGGGCCCGGGAGGCGGCGGGCACGGCCGGCCGGGGCTCGGGCGAGGTGCTGGGCCAGCTCGATGCGCTGGTGGGGCTGGAGAGCGTCAAGCGCGAGGTACGGGCCCTGACGGACATGATCGAGGTGGGGCGCAAGCGGCAGCAGGCGGGCCTCAAGGCGGCTTCGGTCCGCCGGCATCTGGTCTTCACCGGCTCCCCGGGCACGGGCAAGACCACGGTCGCCCGGCTGTACGGGGAGATCCTCGCCTCCCTGGGGGTGCTGGAGCGCGGCCACCTGGTCGAGGTGTCCCGGGTGGACCTGGTGGGCGAGCACATCGGGTCCACGGCCATCCGTACCCAGGAGGCCTTCGAACGGGCGCGGGGCGGGGTGCTGTTCATCGACGAGGCGTACGCGCTGGCGCCGGAGGATTCGGGCCGGGACTTCGGGCGCGAGGCGATCGACACGCTGGTGAAGCTGATGGAGGACCACCGGGACGCGGTGGTGGTGATCGTCGCCGGGTACACGGAGGAGATGGAACGGTTCCTGACGGTCAACCCGGGCGTGGCGTCCCGGTTCTCACGGACCATCACCTTCGGCGACTACGGGCCGCACGAGCTGCTGCGGATCGTCGAGCAGCAGGCGGAGGAGCACGAGTACCGGCTGGGCGAGGGCACCGCCAAGGCGCTGCTGGAGTATTTCACGGAGCTGCCCAAGGGCCCGGCCTTCGGCAACGGGCGGACCGCGCGGCAGACCTTCGAGTCGATGGTGGAGCGGCACGCGGGCCGGGTGGCGCAGCTGGCCGAGGCGGGCACGGACGAGCTCACCCTGCTGTTCCCGGAGGATCTGCCGGCTCTGCCCACGCCTTGCTGAGCCGCTGGGCGGGCAGGGCCGCGCCGTCCGGTGCACCGGGCCGGGCGAGGCCGGCCAGTCGGGCGAGGAGCGCGTCGCGTTCGGCGGTGAAGGCCGGGTCGGCCTGGTAGTCGGCGTGCCGCAGGATCGGCGCGGGCAGCGGGTGCAGGGGGTCGCGGCCGTAGGCCACCGGGTCGGCGAGGGGGCCCCGGTCCACGGATCCTTCCGCGTCGGCACCGGCCCGCCCGGGCCCGCCGGTGCCGGCGGACCCACCGACGCCGACGGGCCCGCCGATGGGGTCGGTGGCCCGCCACAGGTTGCGCCAGCAGTCCAGGTCGCGGTGGAGGGCGGCGAGCGGGCCGGGGCCGAAGTAGGTGGGGAACCAGCGGCCGTAGAGCCGGGCCAGCGGGGATCCATACGTGAGGAGGCCGACGCGGCGGCGGGTCTCGGCCGGCAGCTGCCAGACGGCTGCCGCCGCCAGCACGCTGCCCTGGGAGTGTCCGGAGATGACGAGCCGTCCTCCGGTCCGGGCGGTCCAGCCCGTCATCCGCCAGGTCAGGTCGGGCACGGCCCGCTCGGCGTAGCAGGGCGGGGCGAAGGGGTGGGCGGCGCGCGGCCAGAAGGTGCCGACGTCCCACAGGATGCCGATGGTGCGGCGGGAGGCGGGGTCGCGGTAGGCGCGGCGGCCCAGGGCGACGAAGGCGGCCATGCCGAACCCGATCAGCCAGGATCCGCTGTCCTGGGCGGCCCGGGCGGCGGCCGCGAGCAGCGGGTGGGCGTCCCGGGCCGCCTCGGCCGGGACCCGTCCGCTCACCCAGGCCCCGGCGAGGGCACCCGCGCCGAGGAGCAGGGTGACCAGGCAGACGGCGCCGACGAACCAGGGCGCGGTGTCGGTCAGCGCGGCGGCGGCCCGCGCCCCGGCGATGCGCCGGCTGCGGTCGGGGTCGGGCACGGCCCCGGGGTACTCGGCGGCGATGCCGGCGGCGGCCCTGCGCCGGGCGGCGGCGGCCCGGACCCCGGCCGCGGCGGCGACCAGCGCCAGCGCGAGCAGCAGCGGCGGCAGGACGGAGGCCTGCCAGGACAGCAGCACGGGCGGCCCGGGCAGCGGGTCCCCGGGCGTGCCGGGGGTCGCGGCCCCGTCGAGCCAGTCGGCCACGCGCTGGGCGACCCCGCCGGACATGACCCCGCCGAGGGCGCAGCCGAGCAGCGCGGCGGCCGGGCCGCCGAGCCCTGCGAGGGCGGCTCCCGGGGTCGGCGCGCGGCGGTGGAGGCGGCGGGCGACGAGGGCCAGGGCCAGGACGCAGCCGCCCTGGCCGAGCATCAGCACCCCGAAGGCGAAGTCGCCCGGGAGCCGCCCCGAGGAGGTCCAGCCGGGGCGGGACCAGCCGGAGTGGAGGAGGACCGCGGCCAGCAGCGCGAGGGCGCCGGAGGGCAGCAGGGTGACGGCAGCCCGGTCGAGCCGGTGGTCGGGCCGGGCCTCGGTACGGCCGCGCCGGCAGACCACCCACAGCACGGTCGCCGCCCCGGCCGCGAGCAGCGCCTGCACCGCCCAGCCGGCGGCGAGCAGCCCGGCGGGGGTGGTGGCGGAGCGGCGGTCCTCGCGGACGGTGGGGGCTGCGACGGCGACGGCCACGGTGAGGAGCCCGGCGGCGGTGTGGGCGGCGCGCAGCCGGGCCACGATCCGGCGCCCGTACCAGAATCCGGGCCGGCCGAGCGGGGCGTCGCCGTGGCCGGCGGGGCCCGGGGTCCCGGCGGAGCCCGGGGTCCCGGCGGAGCCCGGGGTCCCGGCGGAGCCCGGGGTCCCGGCGGGCGGGGGCTGGGACTCGTAGGCGCTCCAGGTGCGGGCCGACAGGAACCAGAGCAGTCCGGTGAGCGCGGCCGGGACGAGGGCGCCGAGCGCGAGGCGCCGCCCCGGCTGCGCCCACCAGCCGCCGGGCCGCAGGAAGGAGAGCGGTCCCCGGGACCCCAGACAGGTGCGGGAGCCCGCGCACTGCCAGGCGAGGAGGTCCAGGGCGACCTCGCAGGCGGCCGCCACGAGCAGCACGGTGAGGGCGAGGGCCAGGAGCCGCACGAGGAGCCCGTACGCGCGCACCGCGCGGGGCTGCGGCCCGGCGGGCGCGGTGGCGGGCCGGGCCCAGTGGGCGAGGTTGGCCACCATGAACGGCAGGAGCAGCAGCCACAGGGCACGGGCGCCGTTGCCGGAGGTGAGCCGGGACCAGCAGTAGGCCTCGGGGACGGGCCGCCCGGCGTAACGCCCGGGGTGGGCCTCGGCGTCGGCGTCCTCGGCGCGGCGGAAGACTGCGGCGGTGGAGTCGCCCGTCACCCGGACGGGGTGCGGATCACGGAGCAGCTCGCCGGGGGCGGCTCCGGCCACTCCGTGCACGAACAGTTCGAGGGCGAGCGGTGACGCCGTCGGCGGCGCGGGCGCCCGGCCGGTCTGCGGCGCCCCTTCGGGCGGGACGGTCTGCGGCGCCGCGTCGGAGGGGACGGTCTGCGGCGCCGCGTCCGGCGGGACGGCGTCGGGGGCGGCGGGCTGCGGCATGAGGGGCCTCCGCGGGGAGGGCGGCGGATCGGGGCCCGGAGCGGCGGGCGGGTTCGGGCCGCTTCCAGCATCCCGCGCCAAGAGGCCGCTGCCCAGGCCCCGTTCGCGTGACGGTACCGAGGACATCTGACGGCCAGCCAGATATCGTGGGCGCCACCGTGCCCGCCGTCGCCACACCACAGGGGGAAACGCCATGACCCGCCGACTCCGCCCCGTGGGGCTGGACTTCCTCGACCGGGCTCCGGCCCGTCTCGTGTTCACGGCCAGGGCTGCGGCCCCGCCGCAGGCCCTGTACCGGGCGCTCGCCGAGGACGTGACCGGCTGGCCGGCCTGGTTCCGGGCGGTGTCGCTGGCCCGGCCCACCGGGGGCGGTGCCGGGCGGGAGGTCAGGCTGGTGGGCGGGGTGCGGTTCCAGGAGACGGTCGTGGCCGCGGAGGCTTCGCGGCGCTACGCGTACCGGGTCGACGAGACCAACGTGCCCGGGCTGCAAGCCCTGTTGGAGGAGTGGCTGCTGGCCCCGGCCGCCGGGCCCCGCTCCCCCGGCGACCGCTCCCCCGGCACCCTCGTGCGCTGGACCTTCGCGGCCGACGGCCCTGCCCCCCTGCGCCTCGCGCTGGCGGCCGCCCGCCCGGGGCTCGGCCACTCCTTCCGTACGGCGGTGCGCACCCTCGACGCCCGCCTGACGGCCGCCCCGAGCCGCGGCTGAGCCCCTTGGCGCACCGTGCGCGGCCTCAGGCCCGGGGCTCTGCCCAGGTGCCGGTCTCCAGCAGCGTCTCGATCGTCTTCGCGTACGGGGCGATGTCGAGGCCCTGCGCCGCCAGCCACTCGTCCGAGTAGTACTTGTCGAGGTAGCGGTCGCCCGGGTCGCACAGCAGGGTCACGACGCTGCCCGTGCGCCCCTCCGCCACCATCTCGGAGACGATCTTCAGGGCGCTCCACAGCCCGGTGCCCGTGGAGCCACCGGCCTTGCGCCCTATGGCCTGTTCGAGGGCGCGGCAGGCGGCGACGCTCGCCGCGTCCGGGACCTTCATCATGCGGTCGATGGCGCCGGGCACGAAGCTCGGCTCCATCCGGGGCCGGCCGATGCCCTCGATGCGGGAGCCGCAGTCGCTGCTCGCGTGCGGGTCGTGGTTCGTCCAGCCCTCGAAGAAACAGGAGTTCTCCGGGTCCGGGACGCAGATGCGGGTGTCGTGCTGCATGTAGTGGACGTAGCGGGCGATGGTGGCGGAGGTGCCGCCGGTGCCGGCGGTCGCCACGATCCAGGCGGGCTCGGGGTAGCGCTCCAGGCGCAGCTGCTGGTACATCGACTCGGCGATGTTGTTGTTGCCGCGCCAGTCGGTGGCCCGCTCCGCGTACGTGAACTGGTCCATGTAGTGGCCGCCGGTGCGGGCGGCGAGGTCGGCGGACTCCTCGTACATCTTCATGGAGTCGTCGACGAAGTGGCATTCGCCGCCGTGGAATTCGATGAGGCGGCACTTCTCCGGGCTGGTCGTGCGCGGCATGACGGCGATGAAGGGCACGCCGATCAGCTTGGCGAAGTAGGCCTCGGACACGGCGGTGGAGCCGCTGGAGGCCTCGATGACCGGGCGGCCGGGGCGGATCCAGCCGTTGCACAGCGCGTACAGGAACAGCGAGCGGGCGAGGCGGTGCTTCAGGGAGCCCGTCGGGTGCGTGGACTCGTCCTTGAGGTAGAGGTCGATGCCCCAGGCCTCGGGCAGCGGGAAGCGCAGCAGGTGAGTGTCGGCGCTGCGGTTGGCGTCCGCCTGGACCTTGCGCACGGCCTCCTTGAGCCAGGCGCGGTATTCGGCGTCGCTGCGGTCGACGTCGACGGTGGTCGTCGTCACCGCGGCCGTGTTCGAGGCCGGCGTAGCGGTGGTGCCGGTGGTGCTCATGCGCCCTGCTCCTTTGTCGGTTCCAGTGCCCCCTCCTTTCGAAATGTACCCCCCTCACCTGCGCAAACGGTCACTTTGGGTTTCTATGCGGATCGCTTTCGGTCGCGTTCGGTTGCACGCGGCGCGACGGTGGGTGACCCTTGAGATTGCGTCACCGAGGGTGCAGCACCCGTAACACTGATGTCGGGGAGTCGCAGCCGTGATCACACATTCCCGCAGGCACTGCGTCGTGGAACTGCAGGCCCTGCCCGCGCGGATCGGCCAGGTCCGCAGGATCGTCTCCGCCCAACTGCGCCACTGGCAGCTCGATCCGCTCATAGACCGGGCTGCGCTCGGCGTGACGGAGCTGCTCAGCAACGTCCACCGCCACGCGCAGCCCGACAAGGTCTGCACGGTCGAGATCGAACTCCGCCTCGGACGGCTGACCGTCTCCGTCCACGACAGCGATCCGCGGCTGCCCGTGCTGCGCGAGGCCGGTGGCCTGGAGACCTGCGGCCGCGGGCTGGCACTCGTGGAAGCGGTCAGCGAGGCGTGGGGGGCCCGCCACCGGCCGGACGGACCCGGCAAGGTGGTCTGGTTCTCGATGCGGGCCGCCCCCGCCCCGGCGGCGCCGCCGCACACGGTCCGTATCGGCGCGAAGAAGCCCGTACGGGAGCCCGCCCGGGCGGTGATCGGCGCCGTGGACGCACATCCCGTCGTGACGGGCGTGCCGGCGTCGGTGTCGGTCGGCACCCGGCCCGGGTGACGCACCCCCGGCCCGCCCGCCGGCCCGGGCCGCAGCGGCTCAGGCCGCGGTGCCCAGCGTTCCCAGCGGATCGTCGAGCACCGGCTGCCAGGCCAGCTCCGCCGCCCCGACGAGGCTGTTGTGGTCGAGGGTGCACGGCAGGATCGGCACGCCCCCGCTGCGCCCCCACAGGCTCCGGTCCGCTACCACGGCGCGCAGCCGCTCCGGGTCGGCGTACAGCAGCTCGCGGTGGAGCCCGCCGAGGATGATCCGGTCCGGGTTCAGGATGTTCACCAGCCCGGCCAGGCCCAGCCCGAGCCGGTCGATGAGCTCTTCGGCGGCCGCCCGTACCGAGGGCTGCGCATACTCGGCGCGCAGCAGGTCGCGGGCCTGCTGGAGCAGGGACACCTCGGGACCCGGCGTGCGGCCCGCCGCGGTGAGGAAGGCCAGCGGGTCGGCCTCCACGTCCAGGCAGCCCCGGCTGCCGCAGTGACAGGGCCGGCCCTCGGGGTTGACCGTCAGGTGGCCGACCTCCAGGGCCAGGCCGGAGCTGCCGCTGTGCAGCCGGCCGTCCAGCACCAGCGCGCCGCCGACCCCGCGGTGGCCGGTGGCCACGCAGAGCAGGTGCTGCGCGCTGCGGCCCGCCCCGTGGCGGTGCTCGGCGAGCGCGGCGAGGTTCACGTCGTTGCCGGTCAGGGCCGGTCCGTCGATCCCGGCCGCCTTCACGCACTCGGCGAAGATGGCCCGGACGGGTGACCCGGCCGGCCAGGCCAGGTGCAGCGGGTTGAGGGCCGTGCCGTCGGGCTCGGCGACCGCCGAAGGCACGGCGAGGCCCGCGCCGATGCAGCGCCGGCCCGACGCGGCGAGCAGCTCCGCCCCCGCCCCGACGACGGCGCCGAGCACCTGCGCCGGGTCGGCGGAGACGGTGACCTTGCCGGGGGCGGTGGCCACGATCCGTCCGCCGAGGCCGACGAGCGCGGCCCGGAACCCGTCCGAGTGCACCTGAGCGGCCAGCGCCACGGGCCCGTTCTCGTCGACGGCGAGCCGGTGCGAGGGGCGGCCCTGGGCGCCGCCCGCGCCACCGGGGCGGGAGTCGACGCGGATCAGGCCGAGGGCTTCCAGCTCGGCGGCCACGGCCCCGGCGGTGGCCCGGGTGACGCCCAGCTCGGCCGTCAGCACCGCGCGCGTCGGGGCCCGGCCCGTGTGGACGAGTTCCAGCGCGGGGCCCAGGGCGCTGCGGCCCCGTTCGAGCTTGCTCTTCGTGGAGACCGAGGAGGACGTGGAGGGCGGGGAGGCCGGGGAGGCCGTGGGAGCCGTGCTCTCGTCCCCCACCCCCGGCGGGGCGCCGTTGCCGTTCATGCAGCGATCCTCGCATGATCGGGGAGGTGCCCGGCGCCCCGGCCTACGCTCCCGGGCCGCCGACCCGCAGGGTGACGTTCAGCCGCCCGGTCAGCCCCAGTGCGGGCGGGGCGGTGCCGGGCAGGACCTTGGGCACCCCGTGGTAGGCGAGCCGGCTGGGGCCGCCGAAGACGAACAGGTCCCCGCTGCGCAGCTCGACGTCCCGGTAGGGGCGGCCGCGCGAGGCGGTGTTGCCGAAGCGGAAGAGGCAGGCGTCGCCGAGGCTGAGCGAGACGACGGGGGCGGGCGAGCGTTCATCGGCGTCCCGGTGCATGCCCATGCGGGAGTCGGCGCCGTAGAAGTTGACCA is part of the Streptomyces katrae genome and harbors:
- a CDS encoding DUF6643 family protein gives rise to the protein MTSPRSTYGGGYYSAPSFPDTPIYDSLVAERGTPQIAPIRVPAAYDTPGAGYSSGGYLPALASSMPALPPASPQPMPAPAYGYGYQQQPAAPAPMPVPLQHAPAPYVPQQQLPPRGGFVPQQQPQQQPRPLAAGTGYEAMRPAAPRPMAAPVQMVAPVPTAVPAAAAVPSYPSYQDPYGGQYQSRGY
- a CDS encoding MOSC domain-containing protein, which translates into the protein MSNLYVQSLHVHPVKSVAGTAPDEMAVEPWGPAGDRRWAVVDETGAIITQRQQARLALASSRPLAGGRVGLSAPGMPDLTVDVPEPGPLEPVVLFGKKVDTVVASAAAAEWFSAYLGQPARLVHLDDPAVRRPVDPDHALPGETVSLADGYPVLLATAASLDALNALIAEGDHPEEGPLPMNRFRPNVVVGGPLDAWAEDGWRRIAIGDAVFRGVRECGRCIVTTTDQATAERGREPLKTLARHRRIGKSLAFGRQLVPVVPGTVRVGDEVRVLE
- a CDS encoding right-handed parallel beta-helix repeat-containing protein — translated: MAQGTVQVTHGGASRWRRRSGEYPTLGAALAVAGDGDVLSVSPGTYRENLVLRHAVTLRGPEGAAAGSVRIAPLDGVALTVRASAVVQDLYLEGADRAAPALLVEEGSPELSDLRVHTRSASGIEVRGGARPLVRRCTVENPAGVGIAVLDGGGGVFEECEVVAAGQAGFSVRGGHPRLERCRIHHAIGAGIAVTGEGSGLEALGCEVYEIKGSGVQVAGRAAARLTDCSVHRTSGDGVTLDTDAVLALAGCDIHDIPENAVDLRSRSVLTLSRTTVRRFGRNGLSVWDPGTRVEAESCEIHDSTGDYPAVWISDGATASLKSCRLHDVPDALFVLDRGSRADVADSDLTQVRNTAVSVSDGATARLEDCRIREAGTGAWFRDHGSGGTLTDCTVDGVQTGVIVTKGADPVLDRVTVTTAAEAGFYVSAAGRGTFTDCRVTGSSGFGFHVIDGCRSTLTGCHTERCARGGYEFAEDGPFAEGCTGDEPGTRVAAEAVSGAGTRPGVRTATAVQDVGGRPAGADGPAPLPEPRAGAREAAGTAGRGSGEVLGQLDALVGLESVKREVRALTDMIEVGRKRQQAGLKAASVRRHLVFTGSPGTGKTTVARLYGEILASLGVLERGHLVEVSRVDLVGEHIGSTAIRTQEAFERARGGVLFIDEAYALAPEDSGRDFGREAIDTLVKLMEDHRDAVVVIVAGYTEEMERFLTVNPGVASRFSRTITFGDYGPHELLRIVEQQAEEHEYRLGEGTAKALLEYFTELPKGPAFGNGRTARQTFESMVERHAGRVAQLAEAGTDELTLLFPEDLPALPTPC
- a CDS encoding SRPBCC family protein; the protein is MTRRLRPVGLDFLDRAPARLVFTARAAAPPQALYRALAEDVTGWPAWFRAVSLARPTGGGAGREVRLVGGVRFQETVVAAEASRRYAYRVDETNVPGLQALLEEWLLAPAAGPRSPGDRSPGTLVRWTFAADGPAPLRLALAAARPGLGHSFRTAVRTLDARLTAAPSRG
- a CDS encoding PLP-dependent cysteine synthase family protein, with the protein product MSTTGTTATPASNTAAVTTTTVDVDRSDAEYRAWLKEAVRKVQADANRSADTHLLRFPLPEAWGIDLYLKDESTHPTGSLKHRLARSLFLYALCNGWIRPGRPVIEASSGSTAVSEAYFAKLIGVPFIAVMPRTTSPEKCRLIEFHGGECHFVDDSMKMYEESADLAARTGGHYMDQFTYAERATDWRGNNNIAESMYQQLRLERYPEPAWIVATAGTGGTSATIARYVHYMQHDTRICVPDPENSCFFEGWTNHDPHASSDCGSRIEGIGRPRMEPSFVPGAIDRMMKVPDAASVAACRALEQAIGRKAGGSTGTGLWSALKIVSEMVAEGRTGSVVTLLCDPGDRYLDKYYSDEWLAAQGLDIAPYAKTIETLLETGTWAEPRA
- a CDS encoding ATP-binding protein, whose protein sequence is MITHSRRHCVVELQALPARIGQVRRIVSAQLRHWQLDPLIDRAALGVTELLSNVHRHAQPDKVCTVEIELRLGRLTVSVHDSDPRLPVLREAGGLETCGRGLALVEAVSEAWGARHRPDGPGKVVWFSMRAAPAPAAPPHTVRIGAKKPVREPARAVIGAVDAHPVVTGVPASVSVGTRPG
- a CDS encoding ROK family protein — protein: MNGNGAPPGVGDESTAPTASPASPPSTSSSVSTKSKLERGRSALGPALELVHTGRAPTRAVLTAELGVTRATAGAVAAELEALGLIRVDSRPGGAGGAQGRPSHRLAVDENGPVALAAQVHSDGFRAALVGLGGRIVATAPGKVTVSADPAQVLGAVVGAGAELLAASGRRCIGAGLAVPSAVAEPDGTALNPLHLAWPAGSPVRAIFAECVKAAGIDGPALTGNDVNLAALAEHRHGAGRSAQHLLCVATGHRGVGGALVLDGRLHSGSSGLALEVGHLTVNPEGRPCHCGSRGCLDVEADPLAFLTAAGRTPGPEVSLLQQARDLLRAEYAQPSVRAAAEELIDRLGLGLAGLVNILNPDRIILGGLHRELLYADPERLRAVVADRSLWGRSGGVPILPCTLDHNSLVGAAELAWQPVLDDPLGTLGTAA